TGGCAGCATCGTCACTGCTGTAACAAGTAAGCCTTGACGAATACGCAGCTTGAGATTTACCCAATCTTCCGGTGCGGCTAACTGCGAAAGCATTGGCAGTAAGGGCAACAAAATCACGTTTGAGATAATACCCAAGGGTGTTTGCACAAGTAAACCAGCATAGCTAAATGCTGCTGCTGCACCCGCAATTCCTGAAGCAAAAAATAAATCGGTATAGAGATTAATTTGCATCATTCCTGAAGAAAACGTTGCGGGAGCCATAATATTAATGACTTCGCGGACTCCAGGAAAACGAAAATCAAATCTCAAGCGTAGAGTACCTAGTCCTAACCGCCACTGTGTAATGAGTTGGGCAAGCCATTGTAAAATTGCACCAGCAAGCGTTCCCCAAGCTAAAACTTGTCCGCCTAGTAAAGCGTACCGTGGTAAAACAATATCATCTCCCAGTTGAAAGGCTAAGATTCCCAGTCCAATAATGATTGTGATGCTAGAAAGTACTGGACTAATTGAAAGTAACCAATACTGATTTGCAGTGTTTAACGTACCAAAGCCAATACCTACTAAACCCGCAAGTAATGCCATTGGTGCCATAATTTGCAGTTGCACAGTGGCGATCGCCTGCGTTTGTGAACTCAGTTGCGGACCTAGTAAGCTAATAAAAAAGTCGGCAAAGACGACTAAAATTACAGTAATCAGAATAAGTAAGCCACTCACCAGTGTGGTTGTTGTTTCGACTAACTGCGCAGATTCTTGTTTGCTGCGTTTGGATAAGACACTGACTATGGCACTATGAATTGGTCCATTGACACCACCGAGTAGCACCCAGAAGAAGCTAGGAACAACGTAGGCATAGCTATAAGCATTCGCCACCACACCAACACCAAACGCCGCCGCGATCGCTTGTTGACGCACGAGGGCTACAAGTTTACTTAGCAAAGTTGCAACTGCAACGATTCCAGCAATTCCAGCTAACGAACGAGAAGGTTTTTCAGACACAAAGCATTACTACTATCTCAACCTCATAACATTTAACCGCGAATTGCGATTTTAGTGATTGAGCTTTGGCGGTTGGCTGCAATGATTTTTTGTTCTGTGCTGTGGGATCGCTTTTTCAACAAGCCTTCAATTTCTTCATCCGTTAATCCGAACTGTCTAAAAATTCGCAATACATAAGCAGGAGACATTTCTTTTGCTCCCATGTCAATTGGGACTACTCGTGTTTTACCTTCAACAACACGGGTATAAAGACTATGATCTCCGTTACCCTCTCGGTAAAAGGTGCAACCTACCTTTTCTAAAAGTTTAATTAATTGCTTTGGCTTGAGTGAGGGAATATTTTTAGGCATAAACTGCCCTAAATTCGTATACTTGTGATACTGGCTCCTTTGACTCAACAGTCAAAAACTCATGCAATTCCTTTATTGGAACGGGAGCGCAATAAACATCAGATTTAGACTCGTAAACATCTTGAAAAGACTCAATTGCCTCTTTTAATTTTTCGATGGTGCTATCCTGCGTTTCGCCTTGACTGACAATTCCATTTTCTAGACATAAGGCAACCCAATAACCGGCACTTTGTCGCAGAATAACGGTGTAAAAATCCATACTTCTGTTGAAATAACCTTGTGTTGTTAATTTTAGTCCAATACTATATTTTGCGCGTTACCCACATAGCTTAGCCTTGTTAAGGTTCGCTGCGAATTGCTGGAGGCTGTACCGAATCTTGAGGAGATACGTATGAACTCCAGAGGTTTCGTAGCGAGGAAAGAGCAAGGACTAAAAAGGCAATGGCACAAGCTCAGTAAGTTAAATTTGTCCAACATCTTGGCGATCGCTGCAACTTGTGGATTTGTGATTGATAGCAAAATACCAGAAAGCAAAGCATTTTTACTGTGAGTGTTTGTTCGATCGAGCTTGATACTGACTTCTTTATTTGCCTCTTGCCATGTATCTCGAGCTAGCCAAAGTAGATAGAGTACGCCAGCAATCCCAATTGGTAGACGTAATAAGTCCCATTGCAGAAGTAAGCCAACGCCTGCCAAACCTAGTACAGCCGAAAGCGCATCTCCTACAAGCGAACCAATTTGAACAGCTAATGCACCTTTGAACCCACCTCTGATTCCCTGTCGAATAGTCTCTGCAAAAACTGCTCCAGGTGCAGCATTAAAGATGAATCCTAAAAGTAATGCAGTAAAGAAAAGTGCGAACATTAAGTTTCCTCTATTGCAGTCACTTCATTAAGTGTGCGATGAGATATAAGAATAAGGATAGTTGTTATTGCTTATTTCAATAATTTAGAGTATATTTGAAATAGTAGGGTTATTTCTGAAATTTTTAATTTTGGATATATTCCCATTATGAAGAAAATCATTTACTAACTTAGATATTAACAGAAAGTAACCCCAAAAATAAAGCGATTTTTTGCTGAATTTATCAAAAATAAATAATTCCTAGCTGTGCTAAAGAAACAGTGTAAAAGTATCTTGATAGATGCGATCGCTACACAATACTGGGTTAAAATGTAGCATAAAGACTACGTATAAACCCAGATGCATCCAGAGGATAGTACAGCTGACGTACAAGAGCCAATCGATAAAGCACCAGCAGAAGTTAGGCAAATCATTGAACAGGTATGGAAGTTAGAAAAGAGCAGACTTGATAAAAAAAGTAACAGCCATATCAACGATGATATTTTGCGGATTGTCAAGGAAGCGGTGCGATGAAGTTAACTTCAATTCGGCTGTGTAACTTTCGTTCGTTTTATGGCAAAACACCGGAAATTGTACTTGCAGGCGGAACAAATCGCAATACGACAATTGTTCACGGTAACAATGGTGCGGGGAAAACAAGCTTCTTAAATGCCTTTACGTGGGTACTATACGAGAAGTTTAGTGCGGCGTTTGCATCAGCTGAACAACTTGTCAATAAACGGGCGATCGCTGAAGCAAATATCGGAGAAGCAATCGAATGCTGGGTAGAAATATTTTGGGAACATGACAACAAACGCTACCGCGTTAAACGCGAGTGTCGCGTGTATAAAAATGACACCAACTTTGACGCGGGTAAAACCCAGTTGTTTATGCAAATAGCTGGCGATGATGGACGATGGTATCCTTCACAACAGCATCCAGAAGATGTAATCAATCAGATTCTACCAGGCAGCCTACATCAATACTTTTTTTTCGATGGCGAACGAATTGAACAAATTGTGCGATCGGATAAGAAAGCAGAAATTGCTGAAGCAACCAAAATCTTTCTAGGCGTAAAAGTCATAGATAACTCAATTAAGCACCTAAGCGAAGCCAAAAAAACGCTAGAAAATGAATTAAAAGCGATTGGTGATGTCCAAACCAAACAACTTTTGAGAGAACGGCAAAAAATAGAAATTGAGATTGAACAAATTACACAGCGACAAAGTGAGATTACTCAAGAGTTAGAACATCAAAACACTTTTAAAAAAGAAACAAGTCACCGTCTACGCGAACTTGCTGCGGCGCAAGAATTACAGGAAAGACGGCAAAATTTAGAAAACCAGAAAACAACAAATCAAGAAGAACTACGAAAAAGTAAAGAAACTCTCAAGAAAACTATTTCTACACACGGTTACAGTGTACTACTAGCGTCAACAACAAATCTATTTCGAGAAATTATTGCAGAATTAAAGCAGCGCGGCGAGTTAACCGCAGGAATTTCGCAAGAATTTGTGCAAGAAATACTGCGCGATCGCCGTTGTATTTGTGGTACGCAACTAGACGATGGAAGTGATGCGCGTCAAAAGGTCAGCAACTTGTTAAATCAAGCTGGTTCTTCTGCTGTCCAAGAAACTGTGATTCGGACAATTGCCCAAGTTGACGAAATTGACAAACAAGCGATCGCTTTTTGGGAAGATGTTGATCGCGAACAATTACGTATTGGTCAATTAAGAGAAAGTATATCGCAAATTGAAGCTGAGTTAGATAATATTCAAGAACGTTTGCGTAAAGATCCCAGCGAAAAAATTCGCAATTTGCAACTTCGATTGGATGATATTGATAGAAACATAACTGAATTAAATATTGAACGCGGTGAAAAGAATCAGCGTTTTGATAGTTTAAAAACTGAAGCTGCTGAATTAGATAAGCAAATTGCAAAACAAAAATTTAATGAAGAAAGACAAGCACTAGCGCAACGACGTATTGCTGCAACTTTAGATGCAATTGAACGATTAAACGAAGTTAAACAACGCCAAGAGAAGCAGTTTCGTTTGCAATTAGAAAAACGCATTCAAGAAATATTTAATAAAATTTCTATTACGCCCTATATTCCTAAAATTAGTGAAAAATATGAACTTACATTAATAGAAAATACTTCTGGAGTAGAAGCACCTGTTGCGGCTTCTACAGGTGAAAATCAAATACTTAGTTTATCATTTATTGGTAGCATCATCAACAAAGTGCGCGAGTGGAGTGAAAGAAAAATGTTGATGGTGGCTGATGGTAGTACATTTCCCATAGTGATGGACTCGCCGTTTGGAAGTTTAGATGAAACTTATCGGCGACAAATTGCCAAGATTATTCCACAATTAGCCAATCAGTTGATTGTATTAGTAAGTAATACCCAGTGGCGTGGAGAAGTCGAAACAGAAATGACTTCAAGAATTGGTAGGGAATATGTCCTAACTTACTATTCTTCTAAACCAGATTGTGAAGAGGATACGATTGAAATTACAGGACAAGAGTATCCTTTAGTTAGACAAAGTCCTAATGAGTTTGAGTATACTGAAATTCTTGAGGTAAATCGCAATGGTTGAATGCAACTACTGCGCTACAAATTATTAAAAAGCTTTAAAAAAAATGGTAGAAACTGGCAGAATCAGAGTAGCAAAAGACAAAGCTGACTTAGTTAAATTTTTAATATCCACTGATGGTAGAACAGGTCCTTTTCAGACTTATGTTGATATAATTGTCTTTGCTGCTGCTTTGGGTGCAAAGCACAACAAACGAGTACCTTTAGGAGAGATTTCCAAAAGAGAACCGTCTCCTATTCCACAAGAACAGTTTATTGTTCGCGGATATGACACAGTCATTAATCTTATAGCAATTACTGAAACCAAAAATTTAAGCGTTTTATCTTTTAGTGAAAATCAAAGTCGTGAAAAACGTAATTATATTTTTGAAGAATATGCCAATGGAGGACTAGAAATATTACAATCAGAGTTTCGAGGTGCGGTTGACTATTCAGAACGAATTTTACTGATTCTCAGTTCAGAACGAGTCGAACATAAGAAAGATAGTGAATTTGATCTGAGTAGATTTTTATCTTGAATTAAATATTATTAATTATTAATAAACTTTATCCATCCCAGCTTGACTTTTACAGTGTTAACTGCGGCGGCGATCGCACTTCCACCAAAAGATACTTTATAAGGTTTTGCTGGATTTTTGGGTTTAAGATCTATCCTAACTATATTATCTCGCCAAAGTTCATTTTCTCTTGACCAATCTAGCTGTGCTAGTTGCGAAATTTTTGTTTGATTAAAATAATTATCTTCTTGAGCGTAAGTATGATAAAGCAATCTTCCTAAAACTTCTAAACCAGCACTTACACCAAGTAGACATTCTTCCTTAAATCTACTTATATCATCAACAGTTAAATTCTGATGAGCTTTTTCAACAATATACCGCGTGTGGTGACACTCCAAGAAAAATTGATTAAGACACTCAGCTAGAGATCCGCTTACTGCTTCTACCTCGTAATTTTTCAATTCATCGGCTGGATCGTTAGCAAAAACACAACTGACAAATCTAGCAACGTAATTTGTGGTGTAAATTAGCTTACTTTTAGTTGCAGGATTTGATTTAATTTTCTCTGTCTTGTCTTGAAACATTGAAACTCTGTTAATTAATTCTTTGGTAATACCAACTCGACCAGAGTATTCACCAAATGACAATAACAAAGATTTATTTAGCGGTCTCGTTTGTGCCATATCTTTGAAGTCGATTTGACACTGATGCTTATCCGCCTCTAAAATTAAAGTAATCGGAAAATCATCATCACCAATCAAGTGGCTTTCATTACCTAAAACTAGTTCTTGAATTGCACTTTTACGATGTTGTCCATCGGTAATATCTAATTTAACTTTATTAGGAATAACGACGATACAAAGTCCTCTACCTAATTCATGGACTATAATATTGTGTTCATCAACATTGGTGGTAATTGTTCCTAAAACCCAAGGTCGATTTGCTTTAGTGCGTTCGACAACATATGTTTTGATTTCCTCCGCATGACCTTTAACTTCTGGGCGATTTTTACCCGAATCAGGATCGTTGTCAGTAGATGGCATCGCTTGGAGAAGAATAGGCAAATCTCTGGCTGGAACATTGATTTGCACCATTTTTCGCTTTCCTTGCTGAAAAATTAACCCAGGATAGCACCGTTCGCGATGATACTTTGAAAAATAAGGCTCAAGTAGCAAATCAAGTCGCTGATGATTGATATCTTCTGGCGCTTCTACCATAGAAAAGTTTATCTAAGTTAGTAAAGATTAGCCTACATGATAAGTAGTATTTATACATTATGACATCAGTAAAAGCCACAAGAGAAAACGCTTTGCGAATGCTACAGCAAGCCGCAGATAGATTAAGACGTTTGAGCGAAGGCTTGATCCACAACCTGTCGAAAGGGCAGACCGGACTGAATCTGTTTTCGCATTCGATTTTTCAAAACAAACCATTGATGCTCAATCGGATTCAAATCGGGCGAGTAAGGGGAGAGGTAGAGCAGGTGGCAACCGGCTTGCTGAATGAGCGTCTCGATGCGGCCGCCTTTGTGGAATGAAGCATTGTCGCAGATGAGGACACTGCCAGGGGACAAAACCGGCAACAAGGACTGCTCCAACCAGGCTTCAAACACGGCTCGATTACAGTATCCCTCATAGGTCATGGGGGAGATTAGGGTGTGCTCATGCCAAGCTGCGATGAAACTGACCCGCTCAGTGCGCGTCCCTCGACGCTCAGCTTGGAAGCGTTCCCCCCGAGGGCACCAACCGTATCCATAATCTTCGGTATCATCAATACCGGCCTCCTCAAGATAGACCCGTTGAGATTTGTCGAACGCGGCCAGTTGAGTCAGGAACGCTTGGCGTTTGGCTGCATCCCGTTCCTGGTAGGCATAGGTCTTTTTTTTCGCGTGAATCCGATGCGTTTAAGGGCTCGACCAATGGTGTCTTCGCTGATTTCATCCGGCCAAAGCTGGGCCATCTCGGCCTGAGTTTTTTCCCCATTCGCTTCAGCAAACTTGCGGAAGGCTTGCCAGTCGGTAATTTTATGACTATGACCGCGTTGATAGCCTTGTTTGGCTGCAATCTCACCACTTTCCCGATAGCGTTTCTTCCACTCGCTCAAAGAACTTCGGCTAATGCCAAACATAGTCTTGACCGCGGCAATTGAATGCCCCGATGCGATTGCCGCTAAAGCTTTCTCTCGCAAGTCAGCACTGTAAGGAGAGGCCATCAGATAATCCTCAAGGAACACTCAGTGCTCATTCTATCTGATTTGACCTCACTGCGGATTGCTATAATTATAAAATTGGTGGTAATCCCACTGCTTTTGGTTCTACAAACTGACCATCAAAACTGATCGCCTGTGTTTCGACAGTCCTTGCATCTGCTATAGCTTTGCGGAGTTGGGCGCGTTCCATCGGTTCTTGGATGCCGCCGAGAATGTAAACGATTAACTTTGCTGCTAAATCACGACCTGCAACTTGTATACGCTTTTTATTTGGGTCGTACAAAACACCGTACCAAAGCGATCGCGGATATTCCATTCCACTAAAACCGCCTTCTAAGTCAAACTTGTGGAGTTTCTTAAAGATGTCTTTGAGTGAGAAACCTTTTTTGAAGACTAAAATTCCCAAAGCTTGCGCTAAAGCAACTTGTCCAACAGGGCGAAACAGCATATTTCCTTCACCGCCATCCTTCTCGAAACTAAAGCGTCGTAGTAACGGTGTTTCTTCCGCTTCGAGTACCCGATAACTTGGTAGAGTCGCTAAATAATCAAATAACTTTTGAAACTCTATCATTCCCGCCTCAAGTTCTTTATCGTGTGGGCGTATCGGAATTAACTTTTTATCTAGCGGTTTCCAATGTAAAAACTTTTGTCCAAGATATCTCTCTGACATCTCTTTTAGTGCTTGTAGCGTTGTCAAAACTGTAGACTTAGTAGCAACTGTGGCGCTATTCCAATTAACACGTGGTTTTCGCGTGCTTCTTTGTTCTAACAATGGATGCTTCGTCGCAATTTTCCTGGCAACAATCGAAAACCCATCATCTTCGTTTAACTGCGCTAATTGACCTTTTGTTAAAGGGACAGCCATTAAGTTGACATGAACAAAAATCGATCTTACTCGTCGTCTTGCTTGTTCGCGAGTTTCGCCTTTCTCGACTGC
This window of the Chroogloeocystis siderophila 5.2 s.c.1 genome carries:
- the murJ gene encoding murein biosynthesis integral membrane protein MurJ, translating into MSEKPSRSLAGIAGIVAVATLLSKLVALVRQQAIAAAFGVGVVANAYSYAYVVPSFFWVLLGGVNGPIHSAIVSVLSKRSKQESAQLVETTTTLVSGLLILITVILVVFADFFISLLGPQLSSQTQAIATVQLQIMAPMALLAGLVGIGFGTLNTANQYWLLSISPVLSSITIIIGLGILAFQLGDDIVLPRYALLGGQVLAWGTLAGAILQWLAQLITQWRLGLGTLRLRFDFRFPGVREVINIMAPATFSSGMMQINLYTDLFFASGIAGAAAAFSYAGLLVQTPLGIISNVILLPLLPMLSQLAAPEDWVNLKLRIRQGLLVTAVTMLPLGALFVALAVPIVRVVYERGAFEQEGSQLVASVLIAYGIGMFVYLARDVLVRVFYALGDGTTPFRVSLLNIMLNAGLDYILVKPFGAPGITLATVGVNFASTIMFLFILNRRLNGLPLRDWSIPILGLTASSFVAGTASWATLWATQRLLGSEGLIVQLLQLTVSGLVGLGVFAAIALQMKLPEVDLVISRLRQRFVR
- a CDS encoding type II toxin-antitoxin system HicA family toxin; amino-acid sequence: MPKNIPSLKPKQLIKLLEKVGCTFYREGNGDHSLYTRVVEGKTRVVPIDMGAKEMSPAYVLRIFRQFGLTDEEIEGLLKKRSHSTEQKIIAANRQSSITKIAIRG
- a CDS encoding type II toxin-antitoxin system HicB family antitoxin, with product MDFYTVILRQSAGYWVALCLENGIVSQGETQDSTIEKLKEAIESFQDVYESKSDVYCAPVPIKELHEFLTVESKEPVSQVYEFRAVYA
- a CDS encoding LysE family transporter — its product is MFALFFTALLLGFIFNAAPGAVFAETIRQGIRGGFKGALAVQIGSLVGDALSAVLGLAGVGLLLQWDLLRLPIGIAGVLYLLWLARDTWQEANKEVSIKLDRTNTHSKNALLSGILLSITNPQVAAIAKMLDKFNLLSLCHCLFSPCSFLATKPLEFIRISSRFGTASSNSQRTLTRLSYVGNAQNIVLD
- a CDS encoding AAA family ATPase; amino-acid sequence: MKLTSIRLCNFRSFYGKTPEIVLAGGTNRNTTIVHGNNGAGKTSFLNAFTWVLYEKFSAAFASAEQLVNKRAIAEANIGEAIECWVEIFWEHDNKRYRVKRECRVYKNDTNFDAGKTQLFMQIAGDDGRWYPSQQHPEDVINQILPGSLHQYFFFDGERIEQIVRSDKKAEIAEATKIFLGVKVIDNSIKHLSEAKKTLENELKAIGDVQTKQLLRERQKIEIEIEQITQRQSEITQELEHQNTFKKETSHRLRELAAAQELQERRQNLENQKTTNQEELRKSKETLKKTISTHGYSVLLASTTNLFREIIAELKQRGELTAGISQEFVQEILRDRRCICGTQLDDGSDARQKVSNLLNQAGSSAVQETVIRTIAQVDEIDKQAIAFWEDVDREQLRIGQLRESISQIEAELDNIQERLRKDPSEKIRNLQLRLDDIDRNITELNIERGEKNQRFDSLKTEAAELDKQIAKQKFNEERQALAQRRIAATLDAIERLNEVKQRQEKQFRLQLEKRIQEIFNKISITPYIPKISEKYELTLIENTSGVEAPVAASTGENQILSLSFIGSIINKVREWSERKMLMVADGSTFPIVMDSPFGSLDETYRRQIAKIIPQLANQLIVLVSNTQWRGEVETEMTSRIGREYVLTYYSSKPDCEEDTIEITGQEYPLVRQSPNEFEYTEILEVNRNG
- a CDS encoding DNA phosphorothioation-associated protein 4 produces the protein MVETGRIRVAKDKADLVKFLISTDGRTGPFQTYVDIIVFAAALGAKHNKRVPLGEISKREPSPIPQEQFIVRGYDTVINLIAITETKNLSVLSFSENQSREKRNYIFEEYANGGLEILQSEFRGAVDYSERILLILSSERVEHKKDSEFDLSRFLS
- a CDS encoding DNA sulfur modification protein DndB, yielding MVEAPEDINHQRLDLLLEPYFSKYHRERCYPGLIFQQGKRKMVQINVPARDLPILLQAMPSTDNDPDSGKNRPEVKGHAEEIKTYVVERTKANRPWVLGTITTNVDEHNIIVHELGRGLCIVVIPNKVKLDITDGQHRKSAIQELVLGNESHLIGDDDFPITLILEADKHQCQIDFKDMAQTRPLNKSLLLSFGEYSGRVGITKELINRVSMFQDKTEKIKSNPATKSKLIYTTNYVARFVSCVFANDPADELKNYEVEAVSGSLAECLNQFFLECHHTRYIVEKAHQNLTVDDISRFKEECLLGVSAGLEVLGRLLYHTYAQEDNYFNQTKISQLAQLDWSRENELWRDNIVRIDLKPKNPAKPYKVSFGGSAIAAAVNTVKVKLGWIKFINN
- a CDS encoding IS630 family transposase (programmed frameshift); its protein translation is MASPYSADLREKALAAIASGHSIAAVKTMFGISRSSLSEWKKRYRESGEIAAKQGYQRGHSHKITDWQAFRKFAEANGEKTQAEMAQLWPDEISEDTIGRALKRIGFTRKKTYAYQERDAAKRQAFLTQLAAFDKSQRVYLEEAGIDDTEDYGYGWCPRGERFQAERRGTRTERVSFIAAWHEHTLISPMTYEGYCNRAVFEAWLEQSLLPVLSPGSVLICDNASFHKGGRIETLIQQAGCHLLYLSPYSPDLNPIEHQWFVLKNRMRKQIQSGLPFRQVVDQAFAQTS
- a CDS encoding DGQHR domain-containing protein, which gives rise to MSKKVADTTGKYRPENTPAELASLLAQHLDQIFVQTTMMGRTQAYLGSVTLEWFAQQVYFASCLPLLQPKHNPTTGNVEVDADTISEIHQRPLDWSRQIPLVQYLAAWKNHKFPPVLVVINQSWVDNPEAAQWDREGRALKSTIDFRPLDRDGSVGLLNFAPENTIYALDGQHRLMGVQGLMELIETHQLQRYRKDKTPDGSVITLNDLIEHYQVDVDYLESLPQEKIGIEFICAVEKGETREQARRRVRSIFVHVNLMAVPLTKGQLAQLNEDDGFSIVARKIATKHPLLEQRSTRKPRVNWNSATVATKSTVLTTLQALKEMSERYLGQKFLHWKPLDKKLIPIRPHDKELEAGMIEFQKLFDYLATLPSYRVLEAEETPLLRRFSFEKDGGEGNMLFRPVGQVALAQALGILVFKKGFSLKDIFKKLHKFDLEGGFSGMEYPRSLWYGVLYDPNKKRIQVAGRDLAAKLIVYILGGIQEPMERAQLRKAIADARTVETQAISFDGQFVEPKAVGLPPIL